From a single Apium graveolens cultivar Ventura chromosome 2, ASM990537v1, whole genome shotgun sequence genomic region:
- the LOC141706344 gene encoding uncharacterized protein LOC141706344 encodes MYTTDGGFSLPQIKINSFSVTGFNLSSDQVSGNWDFEFVAANYNDNDDMVFLFQSINIWLLLKNQQVPAYMTVLQPFELGPKTFTTHIFGKFSGSSEFLDDSSTKLIANEIKTNGEVEFDVKLESSVKNQHFGTGLLKAYCDIVKFFVSPDTGTGKMLGVTVDCNEKFI; translated from the exons ATGTACACAACAGACGGTGGCTTTTCGTTACCTCAAATTAAAATCAACTCTTTCTCCGTCACTGGGTTCAACCTATCATCCGACCAG GTTTCTGGTAACTGGGACTTTGAATTTGTTGCAGCCAACTACAACGATAATGACGACATGGTTTTCCTGTTCCAGTCTATCAATATCTGGCTTTTGCTCAAAAACCAACAAGTGCCCGCCTATATGACAGTTCTTCAGCCGTTTGAGTTGGGTCCAAAAACCTTTACAACTCACATATTCGGAAAATTTTCTGGGTCATCAGAGTTTCTTGATGATTCTTCGACGAAACTTATTGCCAATGAAATAAAGACAAATGGAGAAGTGGAGTTTGATGTGAAGCTTGAATCTTCAGTAAAGAACCAGCACTTTGGAACAGGTTTATTGAAGGCTTACTGTGATATCGTTAAATTTTTTGTCTCCCCGGATACAGGTACAGGAAAGATGTTGGGTGTCACTGTGGATTGCAATGAGAAATTCATATAA
- the LOC141706343 gene encoding actin-depolymerizing factor 1-like — MCMRDKGSGFSRRGREPISPGSNDVNDSWSGDRNILVLSKVGSTLGIVEHGVECRIYLHMYLFGSLPEDECHYAIYDYDFVTVENWQKSRIFFIEWCPR, encoded by the exons ATGTGTATGAGGGATAAAGGCTCTGGCTTTAGCAGGAGAGGAAGGGAGCCAATATCTCCAGGAAGTAATGATGTAAATGATTCCTGGAGTGGTGACAGGAATATACTA GTATTGTCAAAGGTGGGTTCTACTTTAGGGATAGTAGAACATGGCGTTGAGTGCCGTATTTACCTTCATATGTACCTTTTCGGCAG CCTTCCTGAAGATGAGTGTCATTATGCGATTTATGACTATGATTTTGTGACCGTAGAGAATTGGCAGAAGAGCAGAATTTTCTTCATTGAATG GTGTCCAAGGTAA